One window from the genome of Entelurus aequoreus isolate RoL-2023_Sb linkage group LG04, RoL_Eaeq_v1.1, whole genome shotgun sequence encodes:
- the LOC133648716 gene encoding fatty acid-binding protein, brain, with translation MVDAFCATWKLVDSDNFDEYMKALGVGFATRQVGNVTKPTVIISQEGDKVMVRTQSTFKNTEISFKLGEEFDETTADDRNCKSTVSMDGDKLVHVQKWDGKETKFVREIKDGKMVMNLSFQDIHAVRTYEKA, from the exons ATGGTTGATGCATTCTGTGCCACATGGAAGCTGGTGGACAGCGACAACTTTGACGAGTACATGAAAGCTCTGG GCGTGGGCTTTGCCACTCGGCAGGTAGGCAATGTGACCAAGCCCACGGTCATCATCAGCCAGGAGGGCGACAAAGTGATGGTCCGCACTCAGAGTACCTTCAAAAACACTGAGATCTCCTTCAAGCTGGGCGAGGAGTTCGATGAGACTACCGCCGATGACAGGAACTGCAAA TCCACAGTCAGCATGGACGGAGACAAGCTGGTCCACGTCCAGAAGTGGGACGGCAAGGAGACCAAATTCGTGAGGGAAATCAAGGACGGCAAGATGGTCATG AACTTAAGCTTCCAGGACATCCACGCCGTACGCACCTACGAGAAAGCATAG